The Nitrospirota bacterium genome contains the following window.
GGAGGGGTCTGAGGCAAGCCTGTCGGTTGAGTAGATATCCTTGGTGATGAGCGCCTTTCTGAAGATAAGCCTGAAGAACCGCTTGATCGCCTCATCCTTGAGCTGAAGGCGCTCCCTGATCCGTGGGTACTTCAGCACCCGGCTCACCTCTCTCAAAATCTCAAGGGAGGTCACAAGCTCGAACCTCCGGGTGATCCAGAGCTCCTGGAGCTCAGTCGCCGGGGAGTCCTTTGCAAAGAGCCCGCTGACAAACAGATTGGTATCGACGACAGCCCTAAGCTTACGCTCCAACTTTCGCTCGTTTGCGCTTTTCTTTTTCTTCCGCCCTCACTGCAGCGACCGCCTCATCGACAATGCTTTCGATCTCCTCGGTAGAGTATCCCTCAGCGCCTTTCCTGAACTCAGCGACCACCTTGCGCATCTCCTTTGTCCATACCGTATCCGACATCGGCGGCAGCACCTCCTGGAGCTTGTTCTTTATAATCACGCTTTCGATAACGGTCATGAGCGCCTCTTTATCATGGGGGTTCAGGCGTGCAATCGTCTCGAACTGCTCAAGCAGTTTTTTATCGAGAATCCTCGAAGGGGCCACCCCTTCGTTTTCGCCGAAGATCAACTCATCGGCCGAGACCCCGAGCGTCTTAGCCATACCCTTGATGACCTCCAGGGTAGGAGAAGAAGCGCCCTTTTCATAGCGTCTCATCTGAGCGATCCCCACGCCGATCTTTTTCGCCAGGTCTTCCTGTGTAAGCCCTTTGGCCTTCCTCAGCTTTGAAAGCGTCTCTGCAAACGGCATAGTGTGGACCTCCAATTCTGTTTTGATCGGATTATAGCACGGGAGTTTCGGGGCACCGTTATTATGAGAGCGCTTCATCACAGATAAACCTTGACAATGAAAATCATATATGATACTTTAGAGTTCATATAAGATATTACCCTAAATATCGGGGTTTTGCAACATTTTCCTCTTGACAGGGTTTTCAGGGA
Protein-coding sequences here:
- a CDS encoding putative toxin-antitoxin system toxin component, PIN family, which produces MERKLRAVVDTNLFVSGLFAKDSPATELQELWITRRFELVTSLEILREVSRVLKYPRIRERLQLKDEAIKRFFRLIFRKALITKDIYSTDRLASDPSDNMFLACALEAKADFIVSGDKHLRNLKHFHGIKIVDVTSFVQKVRKG
- a CDS encoding helix-turn-helix transcriptional regulator, producing MPFAETLSKLRKAKGLTQEDLAKKIGVGIAQMRRYEKGASSPTLEVIKGMAKTLGVSADELIFGENEGVAPSRILDKKLLEQFETIARLNPHDKEALMTVIESVIIKNKLQEVLPPMSDTVWTKEMRKVVAEFRKGAEGYSTEEIESIVDEAVAAVRAEEKEKRKRAKVGA